From Lagopus muta isolate bLagMut1 chromosome 28, bLagMut1 primary, whole genome shotgun sequence, a single genomic window includes:
- the LOC125685449 gene encoding nucleoporin NUP42-like: protein MLHVGRAVEECGAATSRKANPIRPAVSLYKEEAVGGSQSPDQTDTNPSQPPMMLHEAGAVGRSGHSTPKNTSLSQPSVLQNTTGSGAGWGGTTLTKTDVSQLPVIQHTEGAEKGLGDATLVDTDLNQPAVIQHTGGDGGRVVRARRNTNLLQPATLQHEGGSAGGRGAPAAVVQPPALTKSSSGGSRDGAGLSGASGVGAAGKKGAASLQKASSALSGANPAGDYRDEQQRLVEWVAEDMVTWESSGQWMFSCYCPEKGKPNVSDFPEISPEELHLGYYICSAKKGTGLYINAVHQYVQQWRTRLQELKVLNAWRTASMLLWREEADTEPFLFLGLGGQQAPSPGFPSSAANSSSPSVPSAASLQAPGAAAGRGLWGFRALGARLLQTLPAPLRLLSLLPRQLQRLLSREQAALRPHRQPVPLDTAPRPRLCIPTASEQAALRTEEGTEGRRAGAAKGQEDQARKDP from the exons ATGCTGCACGTGGGAAGAGCTGTAGAAGAATGTGGTGCTGCCACCTCAAGGAAGGCAAATCCTATCCGCCCAGCTGTGTCCCTGTATAAGGAAGAAGCTGTAGGAGGATCTCAATCTCCTGACCAGACAGACACAAATCCTAGCCAGCCACCCATGATGCTGCACGAGGCTGGAGCAGTAGGAAGATCGGGACATTCTACTCCAAAAAATACAAGCCTCAGCCAGCCGTCTGTGCTCCAGAACACGACAGGAAGTGGAGCCGGATGGGGGGGCACTACTCTAACAAAGACAGACGTCAGCCAGCTACCCGTGATCCAGCACACGGAAGGAGCTGAGAAAGGATTGGGTGATGCTACCCTGGTAGACACAGATCTTAACCAGCCAGCCGTGATCCAGCACACCGGAGGCGATGGAGGACGTGTTGTTCGTGCCCGGAGAAACACAAACCTTCTCCAGCCAGCCACGCTGCAGCACGAAGGAGGATCTGCAGGAGGACGGGGTGCTCCTGCAGCCGTTGTGCAGCCTCCTGCGCTCACAAAGAGCTCCTCGGGTGGCAGCCGCGATGGAGCAGGACTCTCTGGTGCCTCCGGTGTTGGAGCTGCAGGCAAGAAAGGCGCAGCGTCCTTGCAGAAAGCGAGCTCTGCGTTAAGCGGTGCAAACCCGGCTGGTGACTACAGAGATGAACAGCAGAGACTTGT GGAGTGGGTAGCAGAAGACATGGTGACCTGGGAATCTTCTGGACAGTGGATGTTTTCATGCTACTGTCCTGAGAAGGGCAAGCCTAATGTTTCAG ACTTTCCAGAGATCTCCCCTGAGGAGCTGCACCTGGGGTATTACATCTGCAGTGCCAAGAAGGGCACAGGACTCTAC ATAAACGCTGTCCATCAGTATGTGCAGCAGTGGAGaaccaggctgcaggagctgaaggtTTTAAACGCCTGGAGAACAGCATCGATG CTCCTTTGGAGAGAGGAAGCGGACACTGAACCATTCCTGTTTCTTGGATTGGGAGGACAGCAAGCCCCAAGCCCTGGGTTCCCAA gctctgcagccaacagcagcagtCCTTCAGTTCCATCCGCAGCCTCCCTTCAAGCTCCTGGAGCGGCCGCTGGCCGTGGACTGTGGGGCTTCCGGGCGCTGGGAGCTCGGCTGCTGCAAACCCTGCCCGCACCGCTCCGCTTGCTGTCGCTGCTCCCAAGGCAGCTGCAGAGACTTCTCAGCCGGGAGCAAGCAGCGCTTCGGCCGCACCGACAGCCGGTGCCTCTGGACACAGCGCCGCGTCCGCGCCTCTGCATCCCCACGGCAtcagagcaggcagctctgcgCACCGAGGAGGGAACTGAGGGCcggagagctggagcagctaAGGGCCAAGAAGATCAGGCAAGGAAAGATCCCTGA